The Stigmatella ashevillena genomic sequence GCGCTTCTTGGACTCGGGGCTGAAGTGGCGAGCGACGTAGAGCTGGCCGACCGCCTCGCCCATGCTGACCTCCACCGTCTCCACGCCGCGCTTCCAGCGCGGACGGATCTCCTGCTGGCCCTGCAACGTCTTGCCCCGGAAGGCGAACTGGGTGTCCTCGAACTCCTTGTTCAGCAGCGAGGCGTACGCATCGAGGACCTTGTAGCTGAGGTACTGCCGGAGCACGGGATAGGGCGTCGTCTTCAGCGTGGCCACCATGGCCTGGAAGAAGTCCGGCTGACGGACGATGACGGCGGGCGTCTTCTCCGCGCCCACGGCCTTCAGGTAGCGCGACCAGGAGAAGCCCGGGGTGAGTTTCTCCAGCTCCGCCACGCTCTTGAGGTTGTAGGTGGCCTCGCGGTCCCGGTTGCGCGCCCGCTCCCAGCTCTTCTCGGCCAGCTTCGTCTCCAGCGCCAGGATGGCCTTGGCCGCCACGGCGGCGTTCTTCTCCCCGCCGAGCGTGAGCAGCTTCTCCACGTAGGCCTGGTACGCGGTGCGCACCTCGGCGAAGCGGGGCTCCTGCTTGAAGTAGAAGTCGCGGTCCGGCAGGCCCAGGCCGCTCTGGTTGATGTAGGCGATGTAGCGCGTGGCGTCCTTGGCATCCTGGCCCACGAACAGCCCCACCGGTGCCTGCACGCCTTCGCGGTTCAGCTTCCCGAACAGCTCGGGCAGCGCGTCCATGTTCTTCAGCTCGGCCACCCGCTTCAGCTCGGCGCGGATGGGCTCCAGGCCCAGCGACTCGATGCGCTGGGTGTCCATGAAGCTCTGGTACAGGTCGCCCACCTTTTGCGCGTCGGAGCCCGGCTTCTTGTCCTGGGCGGCCGAGGCCTCCTCGATGATGTCCTTGAGGGCCGCCTCGCTCTTGTCGAGCAGCTCGATGAAGGTGCCGTAGCGGGCCCGGTCCGGGGGAATCGGCGTGCTCTGGAGCCAGCCGCCGTTGACGTACTGGTAGAAGTCATCCTGGGGCCGCACGCGGGTGTCGAAGTGCTTCGTCTCCACGCCACTGGGCTTGCCGGCTGGAGAGGCGGGCGCCTCCGCACCGGGAGCAGGGGGGGGAGGAGGGGGAGGGGTCTGCGGCGAGGTGGCGCAGCCCGCGAGGAGAAGGGCACTGAGCGCACCAGGGGCCCAGAAGACGCGGGCAAGAGGCTTGAAGCTCATGGGACTCCAGGAAAGGAGGGGGGATGGGGTGTTACTGAACCCAGTGACTTGTCATCCACACTGGGTACGCCGCGAACAGAGAATCCCAGGGACTATTTCCAACCGTCCTATTCTGTACGTTCAGAACCGGCGCAGGGAGGACCAGGCAAAGGGCTTCCAGAAGGGCGTGGCCACCTCGGGATCTTCGAGGGAGAACCAGGGCCCCTGCCGGCCGGGGGAGAGGACGTGAAAGTCCTGGGCGGGAATGAAGCCCTGGCCGAGCAGCGCCATCCGCTGGCCTTTGACGTCGTGCGCCACGTCCAGCACGAGCACGGCGTGGCCTGGGCTGCCGCCCATCACGAAGAAGTCACCGGGCCGCACGTCCTCGCGCCCCGGGTGGTTCTTCTCCGCTTGGAGGGACAGGGTCCCCGCGTAGGTGAAGACCAGATCCAGATAGGCGCGGAACGTGGGGCGGGTCTTGGAGGCGGAGCTCGTTCGGGCCCACGCCACCTTCGAGCCGGAGATCCGCGGGCGATCCCCGGCGGCATACTTCGTCCAGGAGGCCAGGTGGCCGCTGGTGAAGCGGTAGGCGATGCGCTCCTTCTGGTTCGAGGCCCACTGCCACTCCGCATGGAGCCGGATGATGGAGTCGGCGCATTGCTGGAGGTTGGCGGTGCCCACGTCCAGCTCGGCCACCGCCGCCAGCCGCCCATCCGTGCCCGAGAGGATTTCGCCTCCCTGGTAGTCGCGCACGGGCGTCCCCGAGGGCCGCAAGGGCAGCCCCCGCAGCCAGGCGGCGAAGGTTCCGGGCTCGACGTCCATGCGCGTGTACCCGGAAGGAGGGGGGAATGCGGCCTCCAGGGTGCGCACGGATGTGGACGGGGCGAGCCAGGGGTAGCGCGACAGCTCCTCCCGCGTGGGGGTGTGGGACTCCGCGTCCGCGCGGGGCGAGAGCAGCACACTTCCGAGCAGGAGGCAGTGCAGGGCGATCCGGTTCATGGAGCGGATCCTCTCCATTGTCCCGGACAAGCGCCAGATAGTGGAAAGGAAGAAGGGTCTTCGCTGCCCCATGGCTCGGGGGCGCGGTAGCCTGGGCCCATGTCTCAGAGCTTGCTGGTCGTCCACGTCCATGTCCACGTGAAGCCCGAGCACGTGGAGTCCTTCCGGGAGGCCACCTTGGTCAATGCCCGGCAGAGCGTGAAGGAGCCGGGCATCGCGCGCTTCGACGTCATCCAGGACACCGAGGACCGGACGCGCTTCGTGCTCGTGGAGGTGTACCGGACGGCGCAAGCCCCGGCCGCCCACAAGGAGACGGCGCACTACCTGGCATGGCGGGACACCGTGGCGCCGATGATGGCCGCGCCGCGCACGAGCCAGAAGTACCTCAACTGCTTTCCAGACGATGCGGGGTGGTGAGGTGAGCGGCCTGGGATTCGAGTTCGCCACCGCGACGCGCATCCTCTTTGGCGCGGGCCGCATGGCCGAGGCGCCCGAGGTGATCCGCTCGCTGGGGGCGCGCCGGGTGTTGATCGTCACCGGGAACACGCCCTCGCGCGCGGCGCCCTTGCGCGAGGGGCTGGACCGGCTCGGCCTGTCCACGGTCGTCTTCCGGGTGGAGGGAGAGCCCACGCTGGAACTGGTGCGCGAGGGTACCGCCACGGCCATTGCCGCGGGGTGTGATGGGGTGGTGGCGCTGGGAGGCGGGAGCGTGCTGGATGCGGGCAAGGCCATCGCGGCCCTGGCGGCCAATGGGGGCGATCCGCTCGATTACCTGGAGGTGATTGGCCGGGGTCGGCCGCTGACGCAGCCGTCCGTGCCGCTGGTGGCCATTCCCACCACGGCGGGCACGGGCTCGGAAGTCACCCGCAACGCGGTGCTGGGCTCCAAGGAAGAGCGGGTGAAGGCGAGCCTGCGCAGTCCCCTCATGCTGCCCCGCGTCGCGCTGGTGGACCCAGACCTGCTCTCGGGTGCGCCCAAGGCCGTGCTGTCTTCCAGTGGGCTGGATGCGCTCTCTCAGCTCATCGAGCCCTTCGTCTGCTCACGCGCCAACCCGCTCACGGACGCGCTGGCGCGCGAGGGCATCCGCCGCTCGGCCCGCTCCCTGCGCCGCGCGGTGCTGGAAGAGGCCGGTGCGCCGGAGCGGGAGGACCTGGCGCTGGCCAGTCTCTTTGGGGGCTTGTGCCTGGCCAACGCGGGGCTCGGGGCGGTGCACGGCTTCGCGGCCCCGGTGGGAGGCATGTTCCAGGCGCCGCACGGCGCGGTGTGCGCGGCGCTGCTGTCGGCGACCTTGGATGTGAACCTGCGCGCGTTGCGCTCCCGCGCCCCGGCGCACCCCACCGTCTCGCGTTTCCAGGAGGTGGCGGGGCTGCTCACCGGGAAGACAGAGGCCCAGGCGGAGGAGGGCATCACGTGGGTGCGGGAGCTGTGCCAGGCGCTGAGCGTGCCGGGCCTGAGCCACTATGGCCTGACGAAGGCCGAGGTGCCCCTGCTGGTGGAGAAGGCCCGAGCGGCGAGCAGCATGAAGGCCAACCCCCTCCCCCTCACGGACGAGGAACTGACCGAGATCGCCCTCCGCTCGCTGTGAGCGTGGGCGGGCGCTACTGCCGCCCCCGCTGGCCGCTTGCCCAGTCCTCATAGACATTGAAGGACTTCATCTGCTCGCGCAGGTTCGTGGAGCCGATGAGGGCGTCCACCTGCGCGCGGGACTGGCGCGGCAGCTTCTCGTCCATTTGGGCAAAACCCCAGGCGAGCGCCGCGACGGTGGCCGCGTTGAGCCGGAGCTGAAGCGGGTCGCACTTGTCCAACTCGTCCGAGCGGGCATGGTAGTTGGGGCCGTAGAGGGCAGGCTCCTGATTGGCCACCAGGTTGGCCACGCCTTGGAGCATGAAGTCGAAGTTGTCCGTGCCGACAATGGGCTCATCCACCTGCGTGAAGGGACCGAGCCCCTTCACGGGCCCCAGCGCCCTGTCCACCATCGCCGGGAGCCCCGGACGGCCTCCGGTGAAGAAGCCGGTGATGCGCCCGCAGCCAATGTCGAAGGAGGCCGCCACGGTGTGACGGTCCAACTCGGCCGCATGCGTCTTCGTGTAGCCCCAGGAGCCATACAAGCCTTGCTCCTCGCCGTTCCACAGCGCGAAGCGGAGGGTGCGCGCGGGCTTGAGCCCCAGTCGGCGCATCTGCCGCGCCACATCGATGAGCAGGGCCACGTTGGCCCCGTTGTCCAGGGCCCCTGCGCCCAGGTCCCACGAGTCCAGATGGGCGCCCATCACCACGATTTCCTCGGGGCGCGTGGTGCCACGAATCTCCCCGATGACGTTGTGGCTCTCGTAGGCAGGGCCCGATTGGAGGTCGAGCTCGGCGTTCAGGGTCAGCGCCGCGCCACCGCGCAGCAGCCGCATCGCGCGCAGGGCGCCATCCCGCTCCATGACGAGCATGGGCCGCGTGTTGCGCTCGCCCACGGACACGTTGTGCCGGTAGAGCTGATTGTTGGGACGCGAGCCCATGTAGACCACCCCCTGGGCCCCCGCGGCGAAGGCCCGTTGCTCAATGTCCGCGGCCTCGGCGTATTCGCGGAAGAGA encodes the following:
- a CDS encoding M13 family metallopeptidase; translation: MSFKPLARVFWAPGALSALLLAGCATSPQTPPPPPPPAPGAEAPASPAGKPSGVETKHFDTRVRPQDDFYQYVNGGWLQSTPIPPDRARYGTFIELLDKSEAALKDIIEEASAAQDKKPGSDAQKVGDLYQSFMDTQRIESLGLEPIRAELKRVAELKNMDALPELFGKLNREGVQAPVGLFVGQDAKDATRYIAYINQSGLGLPDRDFYFKQEPRFAEVRTAYQAYVEKLLTLGGEKNAAVAAKAILALETKLAEKSWERARNRDREATYNLKSVAELEKLTPGFSWSRYLKAVGAEKTPAVIVRQPDFFQAMVATLKTTPYPVLRQYLSYKVLDAYASLLNKEFEDTQFAFRGKTLQGQQEIRPRWKRGVETVEVSMGEAVGQLYVARHFSPESKKRMEQLVDNLRVAFKQGIDQLDWMSPTTKAQAQDKLSKFTVKIGYPDEWKDYSKLEIVPGDLVGNVRRATILEFQRDLDKLGKPIDRKEWGMTPQTVNAYYNSSLNEIVFPAAILQPPFFNPDADDAVNYGAIGGVIGHEISHGFDDQGSRSDGDGNLRNWWTAEDQAAFKTRTGMLVAQYSQFNPIDTMKVNGELTLGENIGDLSGLTVAWRAYKLSLKDQPTPVIDGFTGDQRFFFGWGQIWRSLFRDEFLRQMLVTDSHSPGPFRVNGVVRNMPEFQQAFGVKEGDGAWLPPEQRVKIW
- a CDS encoding DUF4846 domain-containing protein; this encodes MNRIALHCLLLGSVLLSPRADAESHTPTREELSRYPWLAPSTSVRTLEAAFPPPSGYTRMDVEPGTFAAWLRGLPLRPSGTPVRDYQGGEILSGTDGRLAAVAELDVGTANLQQCADSIIRLHAEWQWASNQKERIAYRFTSGHLASWTKYAAGDRPRISGSKVAWARTSSASKTRPTFRAYLDLVFTYAGTLSLQAEKNHPGREDVRPGDFFVMGGSPGHAVLVLDVAHDVKGQRMALLGQGFIPAQDFHVLSPGRQGPWFSLEDPEVATPFWKPFAWSSLRRF
- a CDS encoding putative quinol monooxygenase: MSQSLLVVHVHVHVKPEHVESFREATLVNARQSVKEPGIARFDVIQDTEDRTRFVLVEVYRTAQAPAAHKETAHYLAWRDTVAPMMAAPRTSQKYLNCFPDDAGW
- a CDS encoding iron-containing alcohol dehydrogenase, which encodes MRGGEVSGLGFEFATATRILFGAGRMAEAPEVIRSLGARRVLIVTGNTPSRAAPLREGLDRLGLSTVVFRVEGEPTLELVREGTATAIAAGCDGVVALGGGSVLDAGKAIAALAANGGDPLDYLEVIGRGRPLTQPSVPLVAIPTTAGTGSEVTRNAVLGSKEERVKASLRSPLMLPRVALVDPDLLSGAPKAVLSSSGLDALSQLIEPFVCSRANPLTDALAREGIRRSARSLRRAVLEEAGAPEREDLALASLFGGLCLANAGLGAVHGFAAPVGGMFQAPHGAVCAALLSATLDVNLRALRSRAPAHPTVSRFQEVAGLLTGKTEAQAEEGITWVRELCQALSVPGLSHYGLTKAEVPLLVEKARAASSMKANPLPLTDEELTEIALRSL
- a CDS encoding M28 family peptidase codes for the protein MPSPLMSLLLGLSLAAAPAPTLSPAKPSAPAEAERLVATFLGDTPLLRDLQSLTDEIGGRATGSPANLRSVEWALARFREAGIPARKESFTLPALWLERSARATVSGASTLFSPRVAAMPFSIATPPGGLTAPLRDAGHGSEKDFLALGALAQGAFLLVETRELKNVDDLFREYAEAADIEQRAFAAGAQGVVYMGSRPNNQLYRHNVSVGERNTRPMLVMERDGALRAMRLLRGGAALTLNAELDLQSGPAYESHNVIGEIRGTTRPEEIVVMGAHLDSWDLGAGALDNGANVALLIDVARQMRRLGLKPARTLRFALWNGEEQGLYGSWGYTKTHAAELDRHTVAASFDIGCGRITGFFTGGRPGLPAMVDRALGPVKGLGPFTQVDEPIVGTDNFDFMLQGVANLVANQEPALYGPNYHARSDELDKCDPLQLRLNAATVAALAWGFAQMDEKLPRQSRAQVDALIGSTNLREQMKSFNVYEDWASGQRGRQ